A region from the Azospirillum thermophilum genome encodes:
- a CDS encoding FIST signal transduction protein, which produces MTTTPAPADEATFQAAAAAGSDWGPTVKSCLESLGPVEGCTLGFLYLTDALADQATSIVTLLRGVTGIPHWVGTTGIGVCANGHTLFDEPGMAVMAARLPPESFHLFPMLTEGLEPLRRKAGPWLDRHGSSLALVHADPRTKNLAGLVSTLSEETGSFLVGGLSASRGSFPQFTMPGGTGTGAGTAGPVAEGGVSGVLFAPDLPVATAHTQGCVPIGPARSITAADGDKVLEIDGRPALEIFKQDIGPDLAADLPRVAGLIFAGLPITGSDTGDYLVRDLVAIDPRAGWISIAEEVRTGQPILFTRRDRASAEADMRRMLAALKKRVSTRPKGAIYVSCIARGPSLFGSGDNELALIREAFGPIPLVGFYAAGEISHQRLYGYTGVLTLFL; this is translated from the coding sequence ATGACGACGACGCCTGCGCCGGCTGACGAGGCGACCTTCCAGGCGGCGGCCGCCGCGGGAAGCGACTGGGGGCCGACCGTGAAGTCCTGCCTCGAGTCGCTGGGCCCGGTCGAGGGCTGCACCCTGGGCTTCCTCTACCTCACCGACGCGCTGGCGGACCAGGCGACCAGCATCGTCACGCTGCTGCGCGGGGTGACCGGCATCCCGCACTGGGTCGGCACCACCGGCATCGGCGTCTGCGCCAACGGCCACACCCTGTTCGACGAGCCGGGCATGGCGGTGATGGCCGCCCGCCTGCCGCCGGAGAGCTTCCACCTCTTCCCCATGCTGACGGAGGGGCTGGAGCCGCTGCGCCGCAAGGCCGGCCCCTGGCTCGACCGCCACGGCTCCTCCCTGGCGCTGGTCCATGCCGACCCGCGGACCAAGAACCTCGCCGGGCTGGTGAGCACCCTGTCGGAGGAGACCGGCAGCTTCCTGGTCGGCGGGCTCAGCGCGTCGCGCGGCAGCTTCCCGCAATTCACCATGCCCGGCGGCACGGGCACGGGGGCCGGCACCGCCGGCCCGGTGGCGGAGGGCGGCGTCTCGGGCGTGCTGTTCGCCCCCGACCTGCCGGTCGCCACCGCCCACACCCAGGGCTGCGTCCCCATCGGCCCGGCCCGCAGCATCACGGCCGCCGACGGCGACAAGGTGCTGGAGATCGACGGGCGCCCGGCGCTGGAGATCTTCAAGCAGGACATCGGCCCCGACCTCGCCGCCGACCTGCCCCGCGTCGCCGGGCTGATCTTCGCCGGCCTGCCGATCACCGGGTCGGACACCGGCGACTATCTGGTCCGCGACCTCGTCGCCATCGACCCGCGCGCCGGCTGGATCTCCATCGCCGAGGAGGTGCGGACCGGCCAGCCCATCCTGTTCACCCGCCGCGACCGCGCCAGCGCCGAGGCCGACATGCGCCGGATGCTGGCGGCGCTGAAGAAACGGGTGAGCACCCGGCCCAAGGGCGCCATCTACGTGAGCTGCATCGCCCGCGGCCCCAGCCTGTTCGGCAGCGGCGACAACGAGCTGGCCCTGATCCGCGAGGCCTTCGGCCCGATCCCGCTGGTGGGATTCTACGCTGCCGGCGAGATTTCCCATCAGCGGCTTTACGGCTATACCGGAGTCCTCACCCTGTTCCTGTAG
- a CDS encoding arylesterase, translated as MAASDKPIKLLALGDSLTAGYGLPEPQGFTAQLQKALTAKGYAVTVINAGVSGDTTAGGLARLDWALADRPDAAIVELGANDMLRGLDPGQARANMDAILKTLAEKRIPTLVAGMLAAPSLGRAYGERFNAIYPDLAGQYGAALYPFFLDGVATDQTLNQPDGIHPNAKGVSIIVERILPHVTRLLDSVNRTGG; from the coding sequence ATGGCGGCAAGCGACAAGCCGATCAAGCTGCTGGCGCTGGGCGACAGCCTCACCGCCGGCTATGGCCTGCCGGAACCGCAGGGCTTCACGGCGCAGCTCCAGAAGGCGCTGACCGCGAAGGGCTATGCGGTGACGGTCATCAATGCCGGCGTGTCGGGCGACACCACGGCGGGCGGCCTCGCCCGGCTGGACTGGGCGCTGGCCGACAGGCCCGACGCGGCGATCGTCGAGCTCGGCGCCAACGACATGCTGCGCGGGCTCGACCCCGGACAGGCGCGCGCCAACATGGACGCCATCCTGAAGACGCTGGCCGAGAAGCGCATCCCGACCCTGGTCGCCGGCATGCTCGCCGCCCCCAGCCTGGGCCGCGCCTACGGCGAGCGCTTCAACGCCATCTACCCGGACCTCGCCGGGCAGTACGGCGCGGCGCTCTACCCCTTCTTCCTCGATGGGGTGGCGACCGACCAGACGCTGAACCAGCCCGATGGCATTCATCCCAATGCCAAAGGCGTCTCGATCATCGTGGAGCGTATCCTGCCGCACGTGACGCGGCTGCTCGACAGCGTCAACCGGACCGGAGGCTGA